Below is a window of Desulfonatronum thiodismutans DNA.
ATCCACTCTCGTAGACATGCTCACCTTGATGCTTCGGCCCCGTGGTGGGGAGCTTTTGATTGACGGGATTTCCAGTAGCAAGGTAAATCTTGCCTCGTGGCGCAGCCAGATCGGGTACGTGTCCCAGGAAACCGTGGTTTTTGACGACACCATTGCCAACAACATCAGCCTGTGGAAGGACGACTACAACCAAGATCCCAAGGCCCGTGAGCGGATTGAACTCGCCGCCAAACAGGCCTATGCTGAAAAGTTCATACAGGACTTGCCCGATCAGTTTAATACATTTGTTGGCGATCGGGGTGTGCGCCTGTCCGGTGGACAGCGGCAGCGGCTTTTTCTGGCCAGGGAACTCTACAAGAACCCCCGTCTGCTCATCCTGGATGAGGCCACCAGCGCCTTGGATTCCGAGTCCGAGAAATACATCCAGGAAAGCATCGAGGCCTTACGCGGCAGGACCACGGTGGTCATCATCGCCCATCGCCTGTCCACCATCAAGAATGCGGATTATATCTATGTACTGGATAAAGGCAAAATCATCGAGCAGGGATCTTTTAATCAACTTTTGTCCACGAACAATGGACGTTTCAACCGGATGGTGGCGTTGCAAAGCTTGTGATGCTTACTCTAACCAATAGCTCATCAGCTCAACAACTCATCAACTCAACAGCTTCTATCATGCTCAACAACAAATCCATTCTCATCACCGGCGGCACGGGTTCATTTGGCAAGGCGTTCGTCAAGACGGTTCTGGAACGCTATCCAGATGTGAAGCGTTTGGTGGTCTATTCCCGTGATGAACTCAAGCAGTTCGAAATGGAGCAGGAATTCGATAGTCGAAAATATCCGGCCATGCGCTTTTTTATCGGCGACGTTCGCGATTTTTCCCGCGTTCGCCGCGCCCTGGAGCAGATCGAGATCGTGGTGCATGCCGCGGCACTCAAGCAGGTACCTGCCGCCGAGTACAATCCCTTCGAGTGCATCAAGACCAACATCCTCGGCGCTCAAAATATCATCGAGGCCGGTTTGGATACACCAAGCGTCCGCAAGGTGGTGGCCTTGTCCACTGACAAGGCGGCCGCGCCAATCAATCTTTACGGCGCGACAAAACTTTGCTCGGACAAGCTGTTCATTGCAGCCAACAATATCAAAGGTGGACGGGATATTCTGCATACCGTGGTGCGCTACGGCAATGTCATGGGTAGCCGGGGTTCGGTGATTCCCTTTTTCCTGGACCGGCGTAAAACCGGCATCCTTCCGATCACCGACCCAGCCATGACCCGGTTCAATATCTCCCTGCAGGAAGGCGTGGACATGGTGCTTTGGAGCATTGAAAATGCCCATGGAGGCGAAATTTTCGTGCCCAAGTTACCTAGCTACAGAGTCGTGGATGTGGCCGAAGCCATTGGTCCTGAATGCGAAAAGCCGGTGATCGGCATCCGGCCTGGTGAAAAGATCCATGAGGAAATGATCACGACAAGCGACAGCCATTGCACCGTAGACCTAGGGAAATATTTCGCCATCCTGCCCACCACGGGCAAGCATGGTACGCAGCATTACTGCGACCAGAATGGATGCAAATTGGTTACGCCTGGGTTTGCGTATAATAGCGGGACGAATGACGAGTTCTTGACGGTTGACCAGTTGCGGGAACTGATCCGGTTGCATGTTGACCCTGATTTTGTCTCCAAATAGGATTGTTGTCCACGAATCGCACGAATTTTCACAAATAGATGCTTCATAAATTTGTGTCCATTTGTGCCAGTGTGGAAAAATTCTTCCCCCTTGGATGCATGATATGCAACACTATGAATACATTGGCGAAGTGCTACCCGACGGCAGGCTGCCTATTGCTCCTTCCATCGCCAAAAAACTGATTCCTGGTCAGAGGATCAGGGTCAGGATTGAGCAAATACCTGATGCACCTATTGCCACTGGGAAAAAGGAATTGGATGCTGCCACACTGCGGCTTCTGGAGCGAATGAAGAATGCCCGACCTCTTGGCGCTCCGGATGATCCTGAGAGCCTGCGTCACAGCGTGCTGTTCGAGGAAAGGATGGAGGAAAAATTTCCATGGAGGGGGTAGATAGCAATATCTTGATTTATGCCTTTGATAAATCTTCCCGCTTCCATGTCCAGTCACTGGAGTTTATCCAGGAAAAAACGCAAACAAGTCAGTTAGCCGTTACGGAATTCAGCTTGTTTGAATTTTACGGGGTCATCACGGACGGTCGAAAAATAGGGATGCCGTTGGCCCCTGGTGAGGCTTGGGATGTTATCCGCGATTTTTATGAAGCCCAAAGTTTTGCGGTGCTTCCCTGTACGTCCGCCTGTTTGCGCAAGGTACTGGAGAACGCAGAGCGTTTTTCCGTGAAGCGAAATGATATATATGATTTTCTCATCGCAACCACGTTTCAAGAGCATGAGACAACTACGGTCTATACGCTGAATACCAAGGACTTCAAAAAATTTGACTTCATCCAGGCTGTCAATCCGTTTTCTGATATTTCCCAGACTTCTGATCCCCGACCTCGGACTACCAATCCCGGATACATCCCCTACGGTCGGCAATCCATATCCGAGCAGGACGTTGCCGCGGTTTGCTCCGTGTTGCGCTCCGACTTTCTGACCCAAGGCCCGAAAGTCCCTGCTTTTGAACAGGCCGTGGCCGAGTACTGTGGGGCAAAACATGCTGTTGCCGTCAACTCGGCCACCAGCGCCCTGCACATTGCCTGCTTGGCCCTGGGGCTCGGGCCGGAAGATTGGCTTTGGACCTCGCCCATCACTTTTGTTGCCTCGGCCAACTGCGGCCTGTATTGCGGGGCCAAGGTGGATTTCGTGGATATTGATCCGCGCACGTACAATATGAGCGTCAGCGCCTTGGAGGCCAAGCTGGCCCAGGCCGAGCAGACGGGTTGCCTGCCCAAGGTGGTCGTTCCAGTGCATATGTGCGGTCAGCCGTGCGAGATGCAAGCCGTTCACGCCCTGTCCCGGGAGTACGGGTTTCGAATCATCGAGGACGCTTCCCATGCCATTGGTGGCAGGTACAAGGGCGAACCCGTGGGCAACTGCCGCTACAGCGACATCACCGTATTCAGTTTTCACCCGGTGAAGATCATCACCACGGGTGAAGGGGGCATGGCGCTGACCAATGACCAGGGACTTGCGGAGAAGATGGCGTTGTTGCGCAGCCACGGGATCACCCGTGACCCAACGCGGATGACGGGCGAATCAGACGGTCCGTGGTATTATCAGCAGATCGACCTGGGCTTCAATTATCGTATGACCGATATTCAGGCCGCTTTGGGTTTGAGTCAGTTGCAGCGCCTGGATGCCTTCGTTGCCCGCAGGCGTGAGCTTGCCCAGCGCTATGACGAGCTTTTGCCCGAGCTGCCCGTGGTCATCCCTTGGCAGCATCCGGACGGGGCCTCGGCGTGGCATCTGTACGTGATCCGGCTGCGAGCCGACGCGGGGCCTGCTACGCATCGCCAAGTTTTCGAGACAATGCGTCAAAATGGCATCGGCGTGAACCTGCACTACATCCCGGTGCACACTCAGCCGTACTACCGGGAATTCGGCTTTAAGTCCGGTGACTTTCCTGAAGCGGAAAGATACTACCAGGAAGCCGTCTCTCTGCCTCTGTTCCCGGCCATGGCCGAGGAAGAACAGGATCGGGTGGTGGGAGCTCTGAAAAGATTTCATCCCACGGAACACACGGAAGGACACGGATAGGATAATATTAGGATCAGACGACAGCATATATTATTTTCACTGCTTGAATAATTTAAACGAGGCCTCTGATGAATGAAACAAGTTATGCTACCGAACAGGAAGCTTTCTGGGCCGGACAATTTGGCGCGGAGTATATTGACCGGAATAAGAGCCATCAACTTATTGCTGCCAACATATCTCTTTTCAACCGTGCACTCCGCATGGCCGGACCGATTCATTCCTGTATTGAATTCGGCGCAAACATAGGCTTGAATTTGGCAGCCCTTCGTATGCTTTATCCGTCTCAAAAGCAGTATGCCGTTGAGATCAATAGACAGGCGACAGCGGAACTTCGAGCACATATTCCTGAGGACAATATTTTTGAGATGTCAATTCTTGATTTTGATGCAGAAAGCATTCCGGATGGCAAATGTGACTTGGTGCTCAGCAAAGGGGTGCTTATTCATATCAACCCTGATATGCTGCAGCATGTATATAGCCGACTTTATCAGGCTACGAACAGGCATATTCTTCTGGCTGAATACTACAATCCTTCTCCTGTTGATATTCCATATAGAGGGCATAAAGGTAAGCTTTTCAAGAGAGACTTTGCAGGGGAGATGCTTGATAGATTCCCGGATTTAAAACTTATTGACTATGGTTTTGTCTACCATCGGGAAAAAGCATTTCCGCAAGATGACATCAACTGGTTCTTGCTGGAAAAAATTACGGCATGAACATCGCCATCCGTGTTGACGCATCTTTGCACATTGGCACCGGCCATGTCATGCGTTGCCTGACCCTGGCCGAAGTGCTCCGTGCCAAAGGTGCCCGGGTTGTCTTTATCAGCCGTGAGCTTCCAGAGCATTTGCGGGAGCTTGTCGCAGGGAAGGGGATTGAAGTCGTCAGGCTGGGGGAGTCTGGTACGGATAACACCCCTGAGCAAGCTGATCCTTCACCACTTGCTCATGCATCCTGGCTTGGGACGACGCAATCCTCTGACGCCATAAAGACCATCACGGCCATGGAGAGCATCGCTCCCTGGGACTGGGCCATCGTTGACCATTACAGCCTGGATTATCGCTGGGAATCAGCCGTGCGCAGAGTTGCAGACAGAATCATGGTCATTGATGATCTCGCTGACAGAAAACATGACTGCGACCTGTTGTTGGATCAAAATTATTTTCAGGATACAGGGAAGCGCTATCAAGGCCTCTTGCCCGACAAGAGCCAAACGCTGCTTGGTCCCAAATACGCTTTGCTCCGCCCGGAATTCCGCCAGGCCAGGAAATTCTGCCGCATGCGCGGAAACGGCATTGCGCGGGTATTGATCTATTTTGGCGGCAACGATCCGGACAACCTGACCGGCATGGCTCTGGGGGCCATGAACGACATAAGCTTATGTCACCTGCTTGTAGACGCCGTGATTGGCCCCAACAGTCAGCATCAGGCGCAACTTGAGAAGCAAGCGGCCAATCGTCCCGGCACATACCTGCATATCCAGCCGGAGGGATTCACCGAACTCATGCTCAGGGCGGATATTTGCATTGGCGCGGGTGGTTCAACAACCTGGGAGAGGCTTTGTCTTGGCCTGCCCAGCCTTGTGATCACCGTGGCAGAAAACCAGGTGGCTTTTACTGTAGAGTTGGATCGGGACGGACTTGTTTCCTGGATTGGCAGAAAAAAGGACATTTCGGCCTCGGATATCAGAAAGGCCTTTGTTCATGAAATTGAGAAATTGAAGATACAAGCGCTTTTCTCGAATGCACCTGCTCCCGTGGATGGTCTTGGGGCCTTGAGGGTTGCGGAAAAAATTTTTCCTTCGGGAAAAGAGGAGCTTTCTCTTCGCAAGACTTGCCGTGAAGATATGGACCTTTTTTACTGCTGGGCTAATGACCCATTCGTTAGGGAAAATTCTTTTCAGAAAAACCCAATATCCTGGCATGAACATGTAGCCTGGTTCAACAACAAACTGGAATCAGGATTAGCAAATATTTTGGTCATGCAGACACGTTCTGGTTTGCCCGTAGGCCAAATACGCTTTGATAGAGATCAGGAAGTTTTGAATATCAGTTACAGTTTGGATCCAATCGCCAGAGGACGAGGATGGGGGGGGCAGCTGATAGAATTGGGAAGCAATGCAGTCAGGAGTACAGCCCAGGGAAAGTTCATTCAGGGCAAAGTGAAAACAAGCAATCCAGCCTCAATGCAAATATTTCGCAAACACGGCTACACCGAGACACTAGAAAACGGTGTGATCACTTTCAGGAAAAGTATCCAGTGATCAGTATTGCTCAGAGAAAAATTTCATTACGTGATGAGCCGTTCATTATCGCCGAGATGTCCGGCAATCACAATCAGTCCCTGGACCGGGCACTGGAGATTGTGGAAGCCGCAGCCAGGTCCGGCGCTCATGGGTTCAAGCTGCAGACCTACACTCCGGACACCATGACATTGGACCTGAGTGAAGGCGAGTTTTTTATTTCCGATGACAAAAGCCTCTGGAAGGGCCGCTCGTTATTCGATCTCTATCAGGAGGCCCATACACCCTGGGAATGGCATAAGCCTATTTTCGAGAGGGCCAGGGAGTTGGGGCTAATTGTCTTCAGCACACCGTTTGACGAGACGTCCGTGGATTTTCTGGATGCCCTGGATGTGCCTTGCTATAAGATCGCCTCTTTTGAAAATGCGGACATTCCCTTGATCCGCAAAGTGGCCTCCACGGGCAAGCCCATGATCATCTCCACGGGCATGGCCACCATTGCCGAGTTGGACGAAACGGTCCGCACTGCCAGGGAAAACGGGTGCCGGGATATCGTGCTCTTAAAATGCACCAGCACTTACCCAGCCACTCCAGAGAATACCAATATTTTGACTATCCCGCACATGCGAGAGTTGTATGGCTGTGAAGTGGGCTTGTCTGACCATACCTTGGGTATTGGCGCTGCCGTTGCAGCCGTGGCCTTGAGCGCAACGGTCATTGAAAAACATTTCACCTTGAGCCGGGCGGATGGCGGTGTCGATGCGGCTTTTTCGCTTGAGCCCCATGAAATGAAGAACCTGGTTGAAGAGACTCAGCGGGCTTGGCAGGCTATGGGGAAAGTGCAGTATGGTCCCATGGAGGCGGAAAGGAAGTCCATGGTCTTCAGACGTTCTCTGTATATAACTCGTGAACTCAAGGCAGGCGATGTCCTGACCAGGGAAAACGTCCGTTCCATCAGGCCGGGGCACGGTCTGCCGCCGAAATATTTGGACGTGGTGCTGGGAAAGTTCATGACCAGGGATGTGAAGATGGGCACGCCACTGTCCTGGGATTTACTGGGAGGACCACTGTCTTGAGGCGTATCGCGGTCATACCCGCCCGGAGCGGCAGCAAGCGCATACCGAACAAGAATATCCGGGAATTCGCCGGTCGGCCCATGATCTGCCATGCCATCAACGCCGCGCTGGAGGCGGACATCTTCGACAAGGTCGTCGTCAGCACGGACTCCGACGCCATCGCGGCCATTGCCGAAGCCTGTGGCGCTGCAGCGCCTTTTCGTCGACCGCCGGAACTTTCCGACGATCATACCGGGGTGGCACCCGTCCTGTTGCATGCCATTGATCAGTTGGAGCGTGTCGGCGAGATAATCCATGAGGCCTGCCTGATTTACGCCACAGCGGCCCTGGTAACAGCGGCAACTCTGCGGGCAGGGTTGATGGTTTTGCGGGAAAAAGGGGCTGATTCCGTTTTCAGCGTGACAACGTTTCCAGCACCCGTCTTACGAAGCCTTGTCCTGGATGACCAGGGGCGGTTGCGCATGGCATGGCCGGAGCATGAATTGACACGGTCCCAGGATTTGCCAGAGCATTACCACGACGCGGGGCAGTTCCATTGGGTGCGCGTGGATGCGTTTAGGAAATCGCAACGCATGTATATGGACCAATCCTGGCCGGTTTTCATCCCGCGACACCGCGTGCAGGACATCGACACCCCGGAGGACTGGCAACGGGCCGAACTGCTCTTTACGGCAGCGAACATTTCTCATCACTATGGACAAGGAGACGGGATAAGATGATCCGGTATTGCACTTCGTGCCTTTTTCCAGAGACAAAGCCTGACCTGGAGCTGGACAAGGATGGCGTATGCAGCGCCTGCATCTATTATGCGCGGCGCAAGGAAGTGGATTGGGACGCCCGGAAGGAAGAGCTGGTCGCGATTCTGGAGCGTTATTGCTGCCAAGATGGGTCGCGTTACGACTGCATCGTGCCCAGTAGCGGAGGCAAGGACAGCCATTTCCAGGTCACCAAGATGCTGGAGCTGGGCATGAATCCGCTGGTTGTCACAAGCACCACCTGTGCTCCTTCCGACATTGGGAAGCGCAATATCGACAACCTCAAAGACCTTGGCGTGGATTATGTTGAATTCAGCTATAACCGGCCGGTACGGAGAAGGCTGAACCGTTTTGCCCTGGAGCAGATCGGCGATATATCCTGGCCGGAGCACGTAACGATTTTCACCGTTCCGGTGCATTACGCCGTCAAGTTCAATGTTCCGTTGATCATCTGGGGAGAGAACTCCCAAAACGAGTACGGCGGTCCGGCCGGGGCCGCGGAGAATAACGCCTTGAATCGGCGCTGGCTGGAGGAATTCGGCGGGCTGCTTGGCCTGCGGGTCACGGATCTGATCGGCCAGGAAGGCATCGAGCAGAAGCATCTGATCATGTACACCTATCCCAATGATCTGGATCTTCAGCGCACAGGCGTCACGGGCCTCTTTCTGGGCTACTTTGTCCCCTGGGACGGTTTGCAGAATGCTCTTGTAGCCCAGAGCCGCGGCTTTGAAACTTGGCCCGGCTTTGTGGAAGGAACCATTGCCAACTACGAGAATCTGGACAACCACCAAACCGGCATTCACGACTATTTTAAATATTTGAAGTATGGTTTCGGCAGAGCCACGGACTTGGCCAACCTGCATATTCGTCGGGGACGGTTGCGTCGCGAGGATGCCCTGGAAATGGTCAAAATCCACGACGGTCGCTTCCCCTGGACGTACCTGGGCAAGCCCATCGAGGTAACGCTCACGGAGATCGGGCTGACCCTTGATGCGTTCATCGCCATTTGCGACCGTTACACCAACAAGCGCATTTTCAAGACCGATGCCAAGGGCAAGCTGGTCAAGGACAATGGGCGTCCGGTCAAGATCAACCACGACAACCCATGAAACGCATTGCCATTATGGATTACGGGATGTGCAACCTGGACTCCGTGGCCAGGGCCGTGGCGGTTTGCAAGGCAGAGCCGCGCATTGTCCGGGAAGCCGGAGACATGATCGACGTTGACGGCCTGATCCTGCCGGGGGTAGGGGCATTTCCGGACGCCATGGATGAGCTGGATCGCCTGGGCTTGAGCTCCATCATTCGCGAAATGGTCTTGGACCAGGGCCGCCCTTTTCTTGGCATCTGCCTGGGCATGCAGCTTATGGCGGACGAAGGCACGGAAGGTGTAAGCCGTGCCGGTCTTGGGTTGTTGCCGGGGAGGGCGGTTCGGCTTGTGCCTGATACCAACCAAACCCGCATCCCGCATGTCGGATGGAATGAGGTACATCATACAGCGCCGTCTGCGTTGTTTGTTGGAATCCCCAGCGGGACGGACTTTTATTTCGTGCATAGCTACCACGTTCAAACCGAACCTGACCACATATTGGCCACGACCCCCTATTGCGGCGGATTCGTCTCCGCGGTTGGACACGGGACTATTTTCGGCACCCAATTCCATCCGGAAAAAAGTCTCACGTCCGGACTGAAGCTTCTGGAAAATTTTCTTGCGCTATGTTGAAGATCCGGATCATTCCCACATTGCTGCACAAGGGGCTCGGGCTGGTCAAAGGGGTTGGTTTCAATTCCTGGCGCAGGGTGGGCAGTGCCTTGCAGAGCATCAAGGTGTACTCCCTGCGGGGGGTGGATGAGTTGCTCTTCCTGGACATCAGCGCCACCCCGGAGAACCGCCCGCCAGATTTTTCAACCATTGACGACCTCGCCGATGAGTGCTTCATGCCGCTGGCCGTGGGCGGAGGCGTTCGGTCCGTTGAGGATGTGCGCCGGATGTTGCTGGTCGGCGCGGACAAGGTTGTTGTCAACAGCGCGGCTGTGTACGACGAAGGCCTTGTTCATGAAGCAGCCAAGCGGTTCGGTGCCCAGTGCATCGTGGTTTCCATAGACTATCGGCAGCATGCCGATGGAAGCCGGGAAGTGTTTGCGCATTGCGGAACCCGCGCCACCGGGCTGGACGCCGTGCTGTTCGCCAGGCGCATGGCCGACGCGGGGGCCGGGGAAATTCTGCTTACTTCCATCGAGCGGGATGGGGCCATGAACGGGTATGATATTGAGGGCATAGCAAAGGTGGCTGAAGCCGTGGGCGTTCCCGTCATCGCGTCCGGGGGCGCGGGAAGCTACGAAGACATGTATCTTGCCATAACGCAAGGCGGCGCTGCCGCTGTTGCAGCCGCAAGCATCTATCATTTCACCGAAATGACACCCCGCGAGGCCAAGGTATATCTGCATGGAAAAGGTGTGGCCGTGCGGATGAATAACAACACATAAGCCAACCACTTTTGGAGTTCAAATGGAAAATCAAAAAGCAACCGTCTACATCGGCATGACCATCGACATCCTGCATCATGGCCATATCAACATCATTGAAGAGGCGCGCAAGCATGGTCAGGTCATGATTGGTCTTTTGACGGACGCGGCTGTGGCGGACCACAAACGATTGCCTTATCTGACCTGGGAACAGCGCAAAAAGATCGTGGAGAACATTGCCGGCGTTGTTCAGGTCGTACCGCAAGAAGAGTGGGAGTACGGGCCTAATCTGCGTCGATACAAGCCGGACTTTATGGTGCATGGGACGGACTGGCTTGAAGGGCCGTTGGCTCCATATCGTGACTCGGCCCTTGCGGCATTGAATGAGTATGGAGGCAAGCTTATTGAAGTGCCTTATACCCGGGATGTTTCATCCAGCGCCATGGCAGAGCAGCTCGTGGCGCTAGGCACGACCCCGGACATCCGGCGCGCCACCATGCGTCGCCTGCTTTCATCCAAGCCCCTTTCCCGGTTCATCGAGGCCCACAACCCTATCTCGGCCTTGATCGCCGAACATGCTCGGGCGGAGGTGGGCGGCAAGGTGCGGCAGTTCGACGGGTTCTGGTCCAGCTCGCTGACCGACTCCACGGCCCGGGGCAAGCCGGATATCGAGGCCCTGGACATCAACAGCAGGCTGGCCAACATCAGCGACATCTTCGATGTGACCACCAAGCCCTTGATCATGGACGCGGATACCGGCGGCAAGACCGAGCATTTCGAGCTGCATGTCCGCAGCATGGAACGGCTGGGCATTTCCGTATCCATTATCGAAGACAAATGCGGGCTGAAGAAGAATTCCCTCTTTGGTACGGACGTTTGCCAGACCCAAGAGGAAATCGAGCCCTTTTGCGAAAAAATCCGGGCTGGCCGGGCAGCGCGGGTCGGCGAGGACTTCATGATCATCGCCCGGATCGAGAGTCTGATCTTTGACAAAGGCGTGAACGACGCCCTCAGACGCGCTGTAGCCTATGCAGCGGCCGGGGTTGATGGGATCATGATTCACAGCCGGAAGAAAGCACCGGACGAGATCTTTGAATTTGCCAAACAGTTTCGTAATAGT
It encodes the following:
- the hisH gene encoding imidazole glycerol phosphate synthase subunit HisH, with protein sequence MKRIAIMDYGMCNLDSVARAVAVCKAEPRIVREAGDMIDVDGLILPGVGAFPDAMDELDRLGLSSIIREMVLDQGRPFLGICLGMQLMADEGTEGVSRAGLGLLPGRAVRLVPDTNQTRIPHVGWNEVHHTAPSALFVGIPSGTDFYFVHSYHVQTEPDHILATTPYCGGFVSAVGHGTIFGTQFHPEKSLTSGLKLLENFLALC
- a CDS encoding pseudaminic acid biosynthesis-associated methylase, with product MNETSYATEQEAFWAGQFGAEYIDRNKSHQLIAANISLFNRALRMAGPIHSCIEFGANIGLNLAALRMLYPSQKQYAVEINRQATAELRAHIPEDNIFEMSILDFDAESIPDGKCDLVLSKGVLIHINPDMLQHVYSRLYQATNRHILLAEYYNPSPVDIPYRGHKGKLFKRDFAGEMLDRFPDLKLIDYGFVYHREKAFPQDDINWFLLEKITA
- the pseG gene encoding UDP-2,4-diacetamido-2,4,6-trideoxy-beta-L-altropyranose hydrolase; protein product: MNIAIRVDASLHIGTGHVMRCLTLAEVLRAKGARVVFISRELPEHLRELVAGKGIEVVRLGESGTDNTPEQADPSPLAHASWLGTTQSSDAIKTITAMESIAPWDWAIVDHYSLDYRWESAVRRVADRIMVIDDLADRKHDCDLLLDQNYFQDTGKRYQGLLPDKSQTLLGPKYALLRPEFRQARKFCRMRGNGIARVLIYFGGNDPDNLTGMALGAMNDISLCHLLVDAVIGPNSQHQAQLEKQAANRPGTYLHIQPEGFTELMLRADICIGAGGSTTWERLCLGLPSLVITVAENQVAFTVELDRDGLVSWIGRKKDISASDIRKAFVHEIEKLKIQALFSNAPAPVDGLGALRVAEKIFPSGKEELSLRKTCREDMDLFYCWANDPFVRENSFQKNPISWHEHVAWFNNKLESGLANILVMQTRSGLPVGQIRFDRDQEVLNISYSLDPIARGRGWGGQLIELGSNAVRSTAQGKFIQGKVKTSNPASMQIFRKHGYTETLENGVITFRKSIQ
- the pseI gene encoding pseudaminic acid synthase, which translates into the protein MISIAQRKISLRDEPFIIAEMSGNHNQSLDRALEIVEAAARSGAHGFKLQTYTPDTMTLDLSEGEFFISDDKSLWKGRSLFDLYQEAHTPWEWHKPIFERARELGLIVFSTPFDETSVDFLDALDVPCYKIASFENADIPLIRKVASTGKPMIISTGMATIAELDETVRTARENGCRDIVLLKCTSTYPATPENTNILTIPHMRELYGCEVGLSDHTLGIGAAVAAVALSATVIEKHFTLSRADGGVDAAFSLEPHEMKNLVEETQRAWQAMGKVQYGPMEAERKSMVFRRSLYITRELKAGDVLTRENVRSIRPGHGLPPKYLDVVLGKFMTRDVKMGTPLSWDLLGGPLS
- the pseF gene encoding pseudaminic acid cytidylyltransferase, producing the protein MRRIAVIPARSGSKRIPNKNIREFAGRPMICHAINAALEADIFDKVVVSTDSDAIAAIAEACGAAAPFRRPPELSDDHTGVAPVLLHAIDQLERVGEIIHEACLIYATAALVTAATLRAGLMVLREKGADSVFSVTTFPAPVLRSLVLDDQGRLRMAWPEHELTRSQDLPEHYHDAGQFHWVRVDAFRKSQRMYMDQSWPVFIPRHRVQDIDTPEDWQRAELLFTAANISHHYGQGDGIR
- a CDS encoding N-acetyl sugar amidotransferase, with the protein product MIRYCTSCLFPETKPDLELDKDGVCSACIYYARRKEVDWDARKEELVAILERYCCQDGSRYDCIVPSSGGKDSHFQVTKMLELGMNPLVVTSTTCAPSDIGKRNIDNLKDLGVDYVEFSYNRPVRRRLNRFALEQIGDISWPEHVTIFTVPVHYAVKFNVPLIIWGENSQNEYGGPAGAAENNALNRRWLEEFGGLLGLRVTDLIGQEGIEQKHLIMYTYPNDLDLQRTGVTGLFLGYFVPWDGLQNALVAQSRGFETWPGFVEGTIANYENLDNHQTGIHDYFKYLKYGFGRATDLANLHIRRGRLRREDALEMVKIHDGRFPWTYLGKPIEVTLTEIGLTLDAFIAICDRYTNKRIFKTDAKGKLVKDNGRPVKINHDNP
- the aepX gene encoding phosphoenolpyruvate mutase produces the protein MENQKATVYIGMTIDILHHGHINIIEEARKHGQVMIGLLTDAAVADHKRLPYLTWEQRKKIVENIAGVVQVVPQEEWEYGPNLRRYKPDFMVHGTDWLEGPLAPYRDSALAALNEYGGKLIEVPYTRDVSSSAMAEQLVALGTTPDIRRATMRRLLSSKPLSRFIEAHNPISALIAEHARAEVGGKVRQFDGFWSSSLTDSTARGKPDIEALDINSRLANISDIFDVTTKPLIMDADTGGKTEHFELHVRSMERLGISVSIIEDKCGLKKNSLFGTDVCQTQEEIEPFCEKIRAGRAARVGEDFMIIARIESLIFDKGVNDALRRAVAYAAAGVDGIMIHSRKKAPDEIFEFAKQFRNSFPNLPLVSVPTSYNVVTEEELEEHGFNIVIYANHLMRAAYPAMQKTAQQILRHGRSLEVDSELMSIKDVLELIPGTK
- the hisF gene encoding imidazole glycerol phosphate synthase subunit HisF, with translation MLKIRIIPTLLHKGLGLVKGVGFNSWRRVGSALQSIKVYSLRGVDELLFLDISATPENRPPDFSTIDDLADECFMPLAVGGGVRSVEDVRRMLLVGADKVVVNSAAVYDEGLVHEAAKRFGAQCIVVSIDYRQHADGSREVFAHCGTRATGLDAVLFARRMADAGAGEILLTSIERDGAMNGYDIEGIAKVAEAVGVPVIASGGAGSYEDMYLAITQGGAAAVAAASIYHFTEMTPREAKVYLHGKGVAVRMNNNT
- the pseC gene encoding UDP-4-amino-4,6-dideoxy-N-acetyl-beta-L-altrosamine transaminase encodes the protein MEGVDSNILIYAFDKSSRFHVQSLEFIQEKTQTSQLAVTEFSLFEFYGVITDGRKIGMPLAPGEAWDVIRDFYEAQSFAVLPCTSACLRKVLENAERFSVKRNDIYDFLIATTFQEHETTTVYTLNTKDFKKFDFIQAVNPFSDISQTSDPRPRTTNPGYIPYGRQSISEQDVAAVCSVLRSDFLTQGPKVPAFEQAVAEYCGAKHAVAVNSATSALHIACLALGLGPEDWLWTSPITFVASANCGLYCGAKVDFVDIDPRTYNMSVSALEAKLAQAEQTGCLPKVVVPVHMCGQPCEMQAVHALSREYGFRIIEDASHAIGGRYKGEPVGNCRYSDITVFSFHPVKIITTGEGGMALTNDQGLAEKMALLRSHGITRDPTRMTGESDGPWYYQQIDLGFNYRMTDIQAALGLSQLQRLDAFVARRRELAQRYDELLPELPVVIPWQHPDGASAWHLYVIRLRADAGPATHRQVFETMRQNGIGVNLHYIPVHTQPYYREFGFKSGDFPEAERYYQEAVSLPLFPAMAEEEQDRVVGALKRFHPTEHTEGHG
- the pseB gene encoding UDP-N-acetylglucosamine 4,6-dehydratase (inverting) — its product is MLNNKSILITGGTGSFGKAFVKTVLERYPDVKRLVVYSRDELKQFEMEQEFDSRKYPAMRFFIGDVRDFSRVRRALEQIEIVVHAAALKQVPAAEYNPFECIKTNILGAQNIIEAGLDTPSVRKVVALSTDKAAAPINLYGATKLCSDKLFIAANNIKGGRDILHTVVRYGNVMGSRGSVIPFFLDRRKTGILPITDPAMTRFNISLQEGVDMVLWSIENAHGGEIFVPKLPSYRVVDVAEAIGPECEKPVIGIRPGEKIHEEMITTSDSHCTVDLGKYFAILPTTGKHGTQHYCDQNGCKLVTPGFAYNSGTNDEFLTVDQLRELIRLHVDPDFVSK